One genomic region from Xyrauchen texanus isolate HMW12.3.18 chromosome 16, RBS_HiC_50CHRs, whole genome shotgun sequence encodes:
- the LOC127656789 gene encoding psychosine receptor-like: protein MNVTTAWTTTPSTDDPEDCYPSAHLENKLFVALQLTVILIGIPSNLFFLYVSCQHIRKKNELGVYLFNLALSDLLFIVCLPVWIQSALYNEWLYGSTVCTACVFLIFTNFYMTALLLSCIAVDRYLAVVHPLKFCNFRKRQTAVIVSIAAWICIIIFNAITVTPSSVYDEKYSVCLDIYPLQKTQRLINIARFVVGFFIPALVVSFCYWQICLDVRRNQTLGVTERCRVFKLLVSVLLTLYLCYGPVHIMMVLRVLLEQCQFPNWFLICNKLSVMFSTLNCLADPLLYCFASRTGRDSASNVLLFLRRMWKKENQ from the coding sequence ATGAACGTAACTACAGCATGGACGACTACCCCCAGCACGGATGATCCCGAGGATTGCTACCCGTCTGCACATCTAGAAAACAAGCTTTTCGTAGCACTACAGCTGACAGTGATTCTGATCGGCATCCCGTCCAACCTTTTCTTCCTGTATGTGTCCTGCCAGCACATCCGCAAAAAGAATGAACTGGGCGTCTATTTGTTTAATTTGGCCCTCTCGGATCTCCTATTCATCGTGTGTTTGCCCGTGTGGATTCAGTCTGCGCTCTACAATGAATGGCTTTACGGCAGTACCGTGTGCACTGCCTGCGTCTTCCTGATTTTCACAAACTTCTACATGACTGCCTTACTGCTGAGCTGCATTGCTGTGGATCGCTATTTAGCTGTGGTTCACCCGCTCAAGTTTTGCAACTTCAGGAAACGTCAGACTGCAGTCATTGTTAGCATTGCCGCTTGGATTTGTATCATTATATTCAATGCAATCACTGTAACGCCAAGCAGCGTCTATGATGAAAAATATTCAGTTTGCTTGGACATATATCCTTTGCAAAAAACGCAACGCTTGATCAACATTGCTCGATTTGTTGTGGGTTTCTTCATCCCTGCACTGGTAGTGAGCTTCTGTTATTGGCAAATCTGCCTTGACGTAAGGAGAAATCAAACTCTTGGGGTGACTGAACGTTGCCGTGTGTTTAAACTTTTAGTAAGTGTTCTTCTGACGCTCTACCTCTGTTATGGCCCTGTGCACATCATGATGGTTTTAAGAGTTTTACTGGAGCAGTGTCAGTTTCCAAACTGGTTCTTAATCTGCAATAAGCTCAGCGTCATGTTCTCGACGCTCAATTGTCTGGCCGATCCGCTCCTCTACTGCTTCGCGAGCAGAACGGGACGAGATAGCGCCTCAAATGtgttactctttctcaggagaatgtggaagaaagaaaatcagtgA